In Halalkalicoccus subterraneus, the DNA window GGCGATTCCAACAAGCAGCACCACAGCAAAAATTCCGAGTTGGATTCCAATCGATTTACGCCTGGAGGACATTACATAAAAAAAGAATAGTCAGGAGATATCTGTCTTGTCCCTCTCTGGCTGTTGGCCATTCTGTAGTTCGCCTCTACTGAACAGCCAGTCAGCGAGAAGAGGTTGTGAAAGAAAGGCCGCTGTACCGCGTAATCCAAGCGATTATTTCTGACGTGCCTGTGTTCTACTTGTGGAAACCATCAATCAGTGATCGGTTTCAGGAACCGTGCTACAGACATCGCGCGTCTCGGTCACAACGTACCGATAAAGTCGATGAGAACTTGGTTGAACCGCTTGGGCTCTTCAACCGTGAGACAGTGACCACTATTTTCGAAAAGTTCGAACTGAGTGTTCGGTACGAGTTCTGTGACATACTCGACGGATGCAACGCTCCGCCACGTTTCATCTGCTCCAGCACACACTAACGTTGGTACGTCGATCTTCGGAAGTACATCCCGGTAATCACGCAGGTACAGTAACGCAAAGAGTAACGCCCCTTGGATTGATGCGGGCGATCGTGACCCTTCGTCGAGTATTAGATTGTGGAGTTCCCGCGATGGCGGATCTTTGAGCATTGCCGGCGCTTGCTGGTCAAGCAGTTCGAGAGGAGACGTCTGAATCTGACTGATGGCCTCCTTGAGGTCATCGATGCCATAGCTCCCGTAGTCGTAGTCCTCTCGTTTCACCGGCGAGGGTTCCATGTCGATATCTACGAGCGCCCGAATCCGATCAGTTCCGAACTGATGGACATACTCCCACGTAACGATAGCTCCCATCGACCAGCCGACGAGAACGACGTCGTCGAGTTCGAGTTGTTCGAGGAACGCTTCGATATCCTCAGCATAGTGCTGTAGGGTGTGACCGATATCGGTCTTCTCGGATCGACCATGACCTCGAAAATCGACTCCGATCGTCCGATATTCGCCAGACATTCCTGTTAACTGCGGTTCGAAGTATCGAAGACCCGCTGTGGCTCCATGAAGGAATACGATCGGTTGCCCCTCACCGTGGTCTTCGTAGTAGAGGTCTGCCCCGTTGCACTGGATCACTGGCATAGACCGATCGTAGGTGAGGGTCGGTGAAAATACCGCGCGATCTTTCGCGACGTGTTGAATGTAGTCTCTATATGCAGCACACGACCCGTTATCTAACGGACTACTGAACGCCGATTATCGATACGCATCGACGGAGTAGCGATTTCCAGCAGTAGACTGCCTCGTGAACGAACGCGTCGAATATCTCCTCACTTGCCGTAAGGTTCCGTTTTGAATCAGTGTTCGTGGCTCCTGCGAATCGATACTATCGTTCACCGATTCGGGAACGAAAGAGCAACTACCGGAAGAAACGTTTGCAATCCGAACAGCAGTAAAATCCCTGAACTGCCCGAATCCGGCTACCTGTTCTCCCGCTGTTCGACCTTGTTCAGTTCGATCAGGAGCCGAAAGATCGCCTTCACGAGGTTCGAGTCCACCTCGAACTGCTCGGCGTTCGCGCCGGCGCGATCCATCACGCGCTGTTCTTGACCCTCGTCGGTCGTCGGCAGGTCGCGTTCGTCTTTCACCTCGGCGATGGTGTCGGCGACGTAGGTCCGCCGAGCGATCAGTTCGACGAGATCGCGGTCGATCTCCTCGATCTCCTCGCGTAGTTCGTCCAAGCTCACTCCGTCCGCGCGCCCTCGGTTCGCGTCGTTGTTAGCCATGTGGTTCCGTCCCGTACCTCCCACTGTTCTCGAAGTTCGGCTAAAACCTGTCGTTCGCCGATCGCCACGTAGCTCGGGCCGGTGCCCGACAGCGAGACGCCCCGAACGTCGGGCAGCCCGTCGAGCATCGGTTCAGTCGGGAAGCCGAGCGCGCCACAGAAGGCAAAGCCATTGACCGTCATCGCCCGCCCGTACCGACCCTGGAGGGCGAGATCGCAGACCACGTCGGCGACCGGGGCGACCTTCCGACAGCTCGCGACGTCGGCGTCGGCGCTGAAGGCCTGTTCGGGGGGTGCCCACACGAGAACGTCCCACTCGACGGCCTCGTTCGCGAGCAGTTCGTCCTCGGCGTTATCCGTGACCGTCACGCCGCCGAGCATCGACGACGAGGCGTCGTCGAACGCTCCCGTTACCGTGACCCCGACCTCGCGGGCCCCCCGCACGCCCAGCCGGCAGGCGTCGAGGAGATCGACGTCGACGCCGAGCGCGGCGCAGGTCGCGAGCACCGTCGCGTTGGCGGCGGCGCTCGAACTCTTCAGCCCCGCGGCGAGGGGTACCTCGCTTTCGGTTCGTACCGTACCGCCGAGCGAGCGCTCGCCGCAGTCGCCGTACTCCTCGATCGCGAGTTCGACACAGCGCTCGATCAGCGCCGTGTCAGCCTCGGGTGCGCCGTCGATCTCGCCGCGTACCTCCCGGGAGTCATCGAGCGAGACGGTCGCGGTGGTTTCGAGATCGATCGCGAACGCCGCGCCCCGCTCGTTGGCCAGGGCGTTGAGGATCGTGCCCGCCGCGGGCGCGTGTGCTCGGCCGTCCATACCGGATCCACTCGGAGACCCCATTTATCGGCTTCGAACGCGGCGCTTTTCCGCCGAGGCACGTAGTGACAGGTAATGAGCCAGCGAAGCAACGTCTCGCCATCGACGCTGGGAATCGAACTCGCCGACAGCGGGATCGCAGTCCGGTATACCGACGGCCGTGAGGTGTTCTACCACGGCATCCCCGAGACGGTCTCGGAAACCCTCAGAACGCCACCCGGAAAGGAAGTCCACGTCCTCGTGACCGATCCGACCGAAACCGAGGGCGTGATGCTGTACGTCAACGACCTGAAGACCCATGACGACGTGCTCGAATCGACCGGCGTCGGGCGGGTGATCGTCGAACCCGGCGAGCGCGAGGAGGCCTTCCCGGGCGTCGAGGTCCGCGCGGAAGGCCATCGAATCCTCGTCGATGCCGATCCTCAGGTCGCCCGCGGGCGGGTGTTCGTCTTCGCCGAGGACGACATGAGCGAACACTCCTACGAACTGGTCAACGACACCGAGGAGTGAACGGGCCGACGGCTACTGGATGTATGAGGGGTCCTCGGCGTCGCAGTTGTCCTCGTGCTGGCGGGCGTCGTCTCGCTCGTCGAACATGAGTCCACAGGCCTCGCACTCGTACCACGTCCCGTCGTCGCGCTCGGTCTGTACTACCATAGCACATAGTCCGCTAGGACGAACCAAATGCGTTACGTCGATCCCAACGACGGCGGCGAGCCCGAACGGTAAAGACGGGCCGACTCCCAGATCCCGCCATGAGCGACTCCGACGTGACCCTGACGGTCCGCGGCGCCGAGAAGCGCGACGCGGGTCGCGGGGTCGCCCGTCTGCCCGAGGACGCCCGCCAGGTCCTCTCAGTTCTCAGCGGCGATACCGTCCTCATCGAGGGCGAGCGAACCACCGTTGCGAAGGTCTGGCCAGCCGGCCCGAGCGCTGAAGGCGGCACCGTCCAGGTCGACGCCGATACCCGCGCGAACGCCGGTGTGAGCATCGGCGATACGGTGAGAGTACGAAAACAGACCGTCGAGGACGCCCGGTCGGTGACGATCACGCCGCCCGTCTCGATCTCCGCGGAGGACGCCGAAAGCGTCCAGCGGGCGGTCAAACGCGACCTGCGCGACCGGCCCGTCCGAACCGGCGAGCGCGTGCGGATCGAACGCCTCGGGGTCGGCCCCTTCTCGATCACCGACACGAATCCGGACGGGACGGTCAGAATCACCGGCTCCACCCGAGTGACGGTACCCGCCGACGTCGAGGCCGCAGAAACCGTCGACGGGGCGTCGGACGGCCGGATCAGCTACGAGGACATCGGCGGGTTGGACGACGAACTCGACCTCGTCCGGGAGATGATCGAGCTACCCCTTTCCGAACCCGAACTCTTCCGACAGGTGGGTATCGACGCGCCGAAGGGCGTCCTCCTGTATGGCCCGCCCGGTACCGGCAAGACGCTGATCGCCCGCGCGGTGGCAAACGAGGTCGACGCCAGTTTCCACACCGTCTCCGGCCCGGAGATCATGTCCAAATACAAGGGCGAGAGCGAGGAACAGCTCCGGGAGGTCTTCGAGAAGGCTCGGGAGAACTCGCCGTCGATCGTCTTCTTCGACGAGATCGATTCCGTGGCGGGAAAGCGCGACGACTCGGGCGACGTCGAGAACCGCGTGGTCGCCCAGCTGCTCAGCCTGATGGACGGGCTGGACGCCCGCGGGGACGTGGTCGTCATCGGCGCGACCAATCGGGTGGACTCGCTCGACCCGGCGCTGCGCCGGGGCGGGCGCTTTGATAGGGAAATCGAGATCGGGGTACCCGACGCCGTCGGCCGCCGGGAGATCTTCGAGGTCCACACCAGAGGGATGCCGCTCGCGGAGGACGTCTCGCTGGATCGGCTCGCCGAGCGCACCTATGGCTTCGTCGGCGCGGACATCCACGCGCTGGCGACCGAGGCGGGCATGAACGCCCTTCGGCGCTTTCGCTCCGATGGTGGCGCTCTCGCCGATCTCATCGTCACTCGCGCGGATTTCGATGGAGCGCGGGCCGCGGTCGATCCCTCGGCGATGCGCGAGTTCGTCGCCGAGACCCCACGGACGAGCTTTGCGGACGTCGGCGGGCTGGACGAGGCGAAACAGACGTTACAGGAAGCCATCGAATGGCCGCTCTCGTATACCGAGCTGTTCGAGAAGACCGCAACCGAACCACCATCGGGTGTCCTTCTCTACGGGCCGCCCGGAACCGGAAAGACGCTGCTCGCGCGCGCGATCGCCAGCGAGAGCGGGGTCAACTTCATCCACGTCGCCGGCCCCGAACTGCTCGATCAGTACGTCGGCGAGAGCGAGAAAGCCGTCCGCAAGGTGTTCGAGCGTGCGCGCCAGACCGCCCCGTCGATCGTGTTTTTCGACGAGATCGACGCGCTGGCCGCCGAACGCGGGCAGGGCCACGAGGTGACCGAACGAGTCGTCTCGCAACTGTTGACCGAACTCGACGGGCTGGCGGACAACCCCAACCTCGTGGTGCTCGCCGCAACGAACAGGAAAGACGCGCTCGACCGGGCGTTGATCCGCCCGGGCCGCCTCGAAACGCATATCGAGGTGCCCGCGCCCGACGAGGCCGGCCGGCGAGCGATTCTGGAGATCCATACCCGCGAGAAGCCGCTGGGCGAGGACGTGGATCTCGACGAACTGGCGAGCGAACTCGACGACTTCACCGGCGCGGATCTGGCGGCGCTCTGTCGGGCCGCCTCGATGCGCGCGATCCGGGAGATCGCAACCGAGTACGGCCCCGAGGAGGCGATCGAACGCGCCGACGAGATCCGGATCAGGAAGGAACACTTCGAGGCCGCACGCGAGGGGATCGAGCCCTCCCGTTAGTCGGCCGGCTCCGCACTCTCGTCCGTCTCGTCCGCCTCGACGGTTCCCGCGCTGTCCGTGCTTTCGGGCCACTCCCACTCGTCGTTCGCCCCCGGTTTGCTCGCGATCTTCGTCTCGCCCGCCGTGAGTTTCTCGCCGCGCTCGACCCGCAGGTCGGGATAGCGTATCTCCGGTGGAAGGAGGACGTCGACCCGACTCCCGAAGGCGATGTGGCCGAGGCGGTCGGCGCGTTCGAGTTCGTCGCCCGCCTCGACGTAGGGCGTGATCCGGCGGGCAAAGGCCCCGGCGATCATCGTCACTTCGCTGTCCGGAAACCCGATCCGGACCTTCTCGTTTCTGTCCGACTCCTTCGAGAACGCGGGGCGATAGC includes these proteins:
- a CDS encoding shikimate kinase; its protein translation is MDGRAHAPAAGTILNALANERGAAFAIDLETTATVSLDDSREVRGEIDGAPEADTALIERCVELAIEEYGDCGERSLGGTVRTESEVPLAAGLKSSSAAANATVLATCAALGVDVDLLDACRLGVRGAREVGVTVTGAFDDASSSMLGGVTVTDNAEDELLANEAVEWDVLVWAPPEQAFSADADVASCRKVAPVADVVCDLALQGRYGRAMTVNGFAFCGALGFPTEPMLDGLPDVRGVSLSGTGPSYVAIGERQVLAELREQWEVRDGTTWLTTTRTEGARTE
- a CDS encoding DUF7128 family protein — translated: MVVQTERDDGTWYECEACGLMFDERDDARQHEDNCDAEDPSYIQ
- a CDS encoding protein sorting system archaetidylserine decarboxylase, with amino-acid sequence MKFASGAWWYVVPLLLLAFPAFVVSPMLGGLFVIGAAGTLFFFRDPERTPPFTGIVSPADGKISEIRTEGDQLRVCIFMNVHDVHVVRAPDDGVVQHVEHESGGYRPAFSKESDRNEKVRIGFPDSEVTMIAGAFARRITPYVEAGDELERADRLGHIAFGSRVDVLLPPEIRYPDLRVERGEKLTAGETKIASKPGANDEWEWPESTDSAGTVEADETDESAEPAD
- a CDS encoding CDC48 family AAA ATPase → MSDSDVTLTVRGAEKRDAGRGVARLPEDARQVLSVLSGDTVLIEGERTTVAKVWPAGPSAEGGTVQVDADTRANAGVSIGDTVRVRKQTVEDARSVTITPPVSISAEDAESVQRAVKRDLRDRPVRTGERVRIERLGVGPFSITDTNPDGTVRITGSTRVTVPADVEAAETVDGASDGRISYEDIGGLDDELDLVREMIELPLSEPELFRQVGIDAPKGVLLYGPPGTGKTLIARAVANEVDASFHTVSGPEIMSKYKGESEEQLREVFEKARENSPSIVFFDEIDSVAGKRDDSGDVENRVVAQLLSLMDGLDARGDVVVIGATNRVDSLDPALRRGGRFDREIEIGVPDAVGRREIFEVHTRGMPLAEDVSLDRLAERTYGFVGADIHALATEAGMNALRRFRSDGGALADLIVTRADFDGARAAVDPSAMREFVAETPRTSFADVGGLDEAKQTLQEAIEWPLSYTELFEKTATEPPSGVLLYGPPGTGKTLLARAIASESGVNFIHVAGPELLDQYVGESEKAVRKVFERARQTAPSIVFFDEIDALAAERGQGHEVTERVVSQLLTELDGLADNPNLVVLAATNRKDALDRALIRPGRLETHIEVPAPDEAGRRAILEIHTREKPLGEDVDLDELASELDDFTGADLAALCRAASMRAIREIATEYGPEEAIERADEIRIRKEHFEAAREGIEPSR
- a CDS encoding alpha/beta fold hydrolase; this translates as MPVIQCNGADLYYEDHGEGQPIVFLHGATAGLRYFEPQLTGMSGEYRTIGVDFRGHGRSEKTDIGHTLQHYAEDIEAFLEQLELDDVVLVGWSMGAIVTWEYVHQFGTDRIRALVDIDMEPSPVKREDYDYGSYGIDDLKEAISQIQTSPLELLDQQAPAMLKDPPSRELHNLILDEGSRSPASIQGALLFALLYLRDYRDVLPKIDVPTLVCAGADETWRSVASVEYVTELVPNTQFELFENSGHCLTVEEPKRFNQVLIDFIGTL
- a CDS encoding chorismate mutase: MANNDANRGRADGVSLDELREEIEEIDRDLVELIARRTYVADTIAEVKDERDLPTTDEGQEQRVMDRAGANAEQFEVDSNLVKAIFRLLIELNKVEQRENR
- a CDS encoding DUF5796 family protein, whose product is MSQRSNVSPSTLGIELADSGIAVRYTDGREVFYHGIPETVSETLRTPPGKEVHVLVTDPTETEGVMLYVNDLKTHDDVLESTGVGRVIVEPGEREEAFPGVEVRAEGHRILVDADPQVARGRVFVFAEDDMSEHSYELVNDTEE